A section of the bacterium SCSIO 12696 genome encodes:
- the hemF gene encoding oxygen-dependent coproporphyrinogen oxidase, which yields MVDKHAVKAYLMDLQDRICNELQAADGSGKFVEDSWDRAEGGGGRSRVLTNGDVIEKGGVNFSHVHGTQLPASATAARPELAGRSFEAMGVSLVIHPHNPYVPTSHANVRFFIAEKDGEDPVWWFGGGYDLTPYYGNEDDCRHWHQTAKDACEPFGEQVYPKFKKWCDDYFFLKHRNEARGVGGLFFDDLNQPNFEQSFALMRAVGDSYTKAYWPIIERRKDTEYGERERDFQLYRRGRYVEFNLVYDRGTLFGLQTGGRTESILMSLPPLVRWDYDWQPEPGSAEAALTEQFLPHREWV from the coding sequence ATGGTCGATAAACACGCCGTAAAAGCCTACTTAATGGACTTACAAGATCGTATCTGCAACGAATTACAAGCTGCCGATGGCAGCGGTAAATTTGTGGAAGACAGCTGGGATCGAGCTGAAGGTGGTGGTGGCCGCTCTCGAGTACTCACCAACGGTGATGTGATTGAAAAAGGCGGCGTCAACTTCTCCCATGTTCATGGCACCCAACTGCCTGCCTCCGCCACGGCAGCAAGGCCGGAATTGGCGGGCCGCTCTTTTGAAGCCATGGGGGTGTCACTGGTGATTCACCCCCACAATCCTTACGTACCCACCTCCCACGCCAACGTGCGCTTTTTTATCGCCGAAAAAGACGGCGAAGACCCGGTATGGTGGTTTGGTGGCGGCTACGATCTAACACCTTATTATGGCAACGAGGACGACTGCCGCCACTGGCACCAAACCGCCAAAGACGCCTGCGAGCCATTTGGCGAACAGGTGTACCCCAAATTCAAAAAATGGTGTGACGATTACTTTTTTTTAAAACACCGCAACGAAGCACGAGGCGTTGGCGGCCTGTTTTTCGATGACCTCAACCAGCCCAACTTTGAGCAAAGCTTTGCCCTGATGCGCGCCGTGGGTGACAGCTACACCAAGGCCTACTGGCCAATTATTGAGCGCCGCAAAGACACCGAGTACGGTGAGCGAGAGCGCGACTTCCAACTCTATCGCCGCGGTCGCTATGTGGAATTCAACCTGGTGTACGACCGCGGCACCCTGTTCGGCCTGCAAACTGGCGGCCGCACCGAATCCATATTGATGTCACTGCCGCCACTGGTGCGCTGGGACTACGACTGGCAGCCAGAACCCGGCAGTGCGGAAGCGGCGTTAACCGAGCAATTTTTACCCCACCGAGAGTGGGTATAG
- the purE gene encoding 5-(carboxyamino)imidazole ribonucleotide mutase: MSKPFVAILMGSDSDLPVMEASIEILKKFDIPFEMKVSSAHRTPVQTHNYVKDADARGCAAFICAAGMAAHLAGAVSANTLKPVIGVPINGSLDGLDALLSTVQMPGGIPVATVAIGKAGAKNAAYLAAQIIGVGDADMHQKLIAEREECAQAVVAKDAALQEKLAAQ; this comes from the coding sequence ATGAGCAAACCTTTTGTGGCGATCCTGATGGGGTCCGACTCCGACCTTCCAGTGATGGAAGCCAGTATCGAAATTCTGAAAAAATTCGATATTCCTTTTGAAATGAAGGTGTCTTCCGCCCACCGCACCCCTGTGCAAACCCACAATTATGTGAAAGATGCCGATGCCCGCGGTTGCGCCGCGTTCATCTGTGCTGCTGGCATGGCTGCTCACTTGGCCGGTGCGGTTTCTGCAAATACTCTGAAACCAGTTATCGGTGTGCCCATCAACGGCTCTCTGGACGGTCTGGATGCCCTGTTGTCCACCGTACAAATGCCTGGCGGTATTCCAGTGGCCACCGTTGCCATCGGCAAAGCCGGTGCCAAAAACGCCGCCTACCTGGCTGCGCAAATCATCGGTGTGGGTGACGCTGACATGCACCAAAAGCTGATTGCAGAGCGCGAAGAGTGCGCCCAGGCAGTGGTCGCCAAAGACGCCGCCCTGCAAGAGAAACTGGCAGCGCAGTAA
- the dprA gene encoding DNA-processing protein DprA — protein sequence MNRLPLPQHPPPQEAAVILQLQKLGLNATQLIGLWRRFGSFCQAISAKPAQLQGLLEPSVIGQIRKSHHRWLEQPPPPQGDGVTLLPISSPDYPALLQQLHCPPPLLYVRGNLDLLLLPQIAIVGSRRRTQSGGENARRFAAELSRCGFVITSGLALGIDGEAHRGSLQANGKTIAVLASGVEQIYPQRHQQLAEDILNSGGTIISEMPAGTKPLPAYFPQRNRIISGLSLGVLVVEAAQKSGSLITARCAVEQGREVFAIPGSIHQPGARGCHQLIREGATLVETVTDIAEQLGAMVELKRSELTSIENDQPLATDEQTLLETLGFDPMDFDTLIERTGFNSAELGRLLTGLELSNLIEQCAGRYQRIR from the coding sequence ATGAACAGGTTACCGTTACCACAACACCCGCCACCCCAAGAGGCTGCAGTTATCCTGCAATTGCAAAAGCTGGGGCTGAATGCCACACAGCTGATCGGCCTGTGGCGCCGCTTTGGATCTTTCTGCCAAGCCATTTCTGCAAAACCAGCACAGCTCCAAGGGCTATTGGAACCTTCCGTCATTGGCCAAATCAGGAAAAGTCATCACCGCTGGCTGGAACAGCCGCCGCCACCTCAAGGGGACGGCGTGACCTTACTGCCCATCAGTTCGCCAGATTATCCAGCACTGTTGCAGCAACTGCATTGCCCACCGCCACTCCTGTATGTTCGCGGCAATCTGGACTTGTTGTTACTGCCACAAATTGCCATTGTCGGCAGCCGCAGGCGCACCCAAAGCGGCGGAGAAAATGCCCGCCGCTTTGCCGCTGAATTGAGTCGTTGTGGTTTTGTAATTACCAGTGGCCTGGCCTTGGGTATCGATGGAGAAGCGCATCGGGGTAGCTTGCAAGCAAACGGCAAAACCATTGCGGTGTTGGCATCCGGCGTAGAGCAAATCTACCCACAACGACATCAACAGTTAGCCGAGGATATTCTCAATAGTGGTGGCACAATCATTTCCGAAATGCCCGCGGGCACAAAACCGCTACCCGCCTATTTCCCGCAACGCAATCGCATCATCAGTGGCTTAAGTTTGGGGGTTTTGGTGGTAGAGGCGGCGCAAAAAAGCGGCTCACTGATTACCGCTCGCTGTGCCGTGGAGCAGGGGCGCGAAGTATTTGCCATTCCCGGCTCGATTCACCAGCCGGGCGCCCGCGGTTGCCATCAGCTGATCCGCGAGGGTGCTACCTTGGTGGAAACCGTAACCGATATTGCCGAGCAACTGGGGGCCATGGTCGAGTTAAAAAGAAGCGAGTTAACGTCAATAGAGAATGACCAGCCCCTTGCAACCGACGAACAAACCTTACTGGAGACACTGGGGTTTGATCCGATGGATTTCGACACCTTGATTGAGCGTACCGGCTTTAACAGTGCCGAGCTGGGACGACTGTTAACCGGTTTGGAATTGAGCAATCTGATTGAGCAGTGCGCAGGCCGTTACCAACGAATTCGATAA
- the fmt gene encoding methionyl-tRNA formyltransferase — translation MTDSSPRRLRIVFAGTPDFAAHHLKILLEDASHDLVAVYTQPDRPKGRGKQLAASPVKELALAHQLPVLQPQHLKSPDHQQQLAAMNADIMVVVAYGLLLPKAILETPRLGCINVHASLLPRWRGAAPIQRAIEAGDAETGVTIMQMDAGLDTGDMLVKAEVPITSEDTAASLHDKLADAGGPSLLKALQDLADGAAQPEAQQDKLANYAAKLSKAEALIDWHQSAEQIHRQVRAFNPFPVACADIGGQRVRLWQGQVAQASGEPGQIVSADSQGILVACGGGGLRITELQLPGKTRLPAGDVLRGNSELFAAGSRFGAVE, via the coding sequence ATGACTGATTCTTCGCCTAGACGCCTGCGCATTGTTTTCGCGGGCACCCCGGATTTTGCCGCTCACCACCTCAAGATACTGCTGGAAGACGCCAGCCACGATCTGGTCGCGGTGTATACCCAGCCCGATCGCCCCAAGGGGCGTGGCAAACAACTGGCCGCCAGCCCGGTAAAAGAGTTGGCCCTGGCGCACCAGTTGCCAGTTCTGCAGCCACAACATTTGAAAAGCCCTGACCATCAGCAGCAGCTGGCGGCTATGAATGCCGACATTATGGTGGTAGTGGCTTACGGACTGTTGCTGCCAAAAGCGATATTGGAGACCCCGCGCCTGGGCTGCATTAACGTGCACGCTTCTCTGCTGCCCCGTTGGCGCGGTGCGGCACCGATTCAGCGGGCCATTGAAGCCGGGGATGCAGAGACCGGGGTTACCATCATGCAAATGGATGCGGGCCTGGATACCGGCGATATGCTGGTAAAAGCCGAGGTGCCGATTACCTCAGAAGATACCGCTGCCAGCTTGCACGACAAGCTGGCCGATGCAGGTGGTCCATCGCTGCTGAAAGCGTTGCAAGATTTGGCCGACGGTGCCGCACAGCCGGAAGCCCAGCAAGATAAGTTGGCCAATTACGCCGCAAAGCTGAGCAAGGCAGAAGCACTGATTGACTGGCACCAAAGTGCTGAGCAAATACATCGTCAGGTGCGGGCCTTTAATCCCTTTCCGGTGGCTTGCGCAGATATTGGCGGCCAACGAGTACGCCTTTGGCAGGGGCAGGTGGCACAGGCATCCGGTGAGCCGGGGCAGATCGTCAGTGCTGATAGCCAGGGCATATTAGTGGCCTGTGGCGGTGGGGGTTTGCGTATTACTGAGTTGCAATTGCCGGGCAAAACACGGCTGCCCGCCGGCGATGTTCTGCGTGGCAACAGCGAGTTGTTTGCTGCTGGCAGCCGCTTTGGCGCGGTGGAATGA
- a CDS encoding peptide deformylase — protein sequence MAILDILEFPDTRLRTKARPVVNVDDRIRTLIDDMFDTMYDANGIGLAATQVNVHERVVVMDLSEERDQPLVFINPEVTVLEDGTRDYDEGCLSVPGFYETVERPENIKVDALDRDGNPFELHPDGLLAVCIQHELDHLEGKLFVDYLSPLKRQRIRAKLEKQQRHKK from the coding sequence ATGGCCATTTTAGACATCCTCGAATTCCCCGACACCCGCTTGCGCACAAAAGCGCGACCAGTGGTCAACGTAGACGACCGCATCCGCACATTGATCGATGATATGTTCGACACCATGTACGACGCCAACGGCATTGGCCTCGCTGCCACCCAGGTGAACGTGCACGAGCGCGTGGTGGTGATGGACCTTTCCGAAGAACGTGACCAGCCCCTAGTGTTCATCAACCCGGAGGTGACCGTGCTGGAAGACGGCACCCGGGATTACGACGAAGGTTGCTTGTCAGTGCCGGGTTTTTATGAAACCGTAGAGCGCCCGGAAAACATCAAGGTGGATGCCCTGGATCGCGATGGTAACCCCTTCGAGTTGCACCCGGACGGCTTGCTGGCGGTGTGTATACAGCACGAGCTGGATCACCTCGAAGGCAAATTGTTTGTGGACTACCTGTCTCCCCTCAAGCGCCAGCGAATACGCGCCAAACTGGAAAAGCAGCAGCGCCACAAAAAATGA
- a CDS encoding threonylcarbamoyl-AMP synthase codes for MGDNTSLAIAASALRSGGVIAYPTEAVYGLGCDPDNQSACEAILALKQRDKGMGMILIASAIEQLEFFLAGLNDEKHATLAASWPGPITWLIPNNGQAPEWITGGRDTLAVRVTDHPVAAALCSAFGGPLVSTSANPHGQPPATDANQVADYFQQGLAAIVDGPLGQQAKPTEIRDLASGKVIRPA; via the coding sequence ATGGGCGACAACACTTCCCTGGCAATCGCCGCCTCTGCACTACGCAGTGGCGGCGTTATTGCCTACCCAACCGAAGCCGTTTACGGACTCGGTTGCGACCCAGACAACCAATCCGCCTGCGAAGCCATTCTGGCACTCAAACAGCGCGACAAGGGCATGGGCATGATTCTGATTGCCAGTGCTATTGAGCAGCTGGAATTTTTCCTGGCAGGTCTTAATGATGAAAAACATGCCACTCTGGCCGCCAGCTGGCCAGGGCCAATCACCTGGTTAATTCCGAATAACGGTCAAGCACCAGAATGGATCACTGGCGGCCGCGATACCCTGGCTGTGCGAGTCACCGACCACCCTGTTGCCGCAGCCCTTTGCAGCGCCTTTGGCGGCCCACTGGTGTCTACCTCCGCCAACCCCCATGGCCAACCGCCCGCCACCGACGCGAATCAAGTAGCCGATTATTTCCAGCAAGGGCTTGCAGCCATAGTCGATGGCCCACTGGGGCAACAAGCCAAACCCACCGAGATTCGCGACCTCGCCAGCGGCAAGGTTATCCGCCCAGCCTGA
- the rsmB gene encoding 16S rRNA (cytosine(967)-C(5))-methyltransferase RsmB: MNVRVAAAKAIAGTLREQASLATLLPEYQENVAPRDRALLQELCFGTLRYYPRLALILEQLLAKPFKPKDSDLQAVLACGLYQLLETRIPAHAAISESVQAVVALKKHWAKGLVNGVLRRFQREQGAICTELSSNPAFASAHPPWLENAIRDAWPQHWESIVNGNNQRPPMTLRVNAQKTRRQAYIELLEAAGMDCQSSAISADGVVLAKPQDVAELPNFQQGWVSVQDEAAQLAAQLLDAQPGQRVLDACCAPGGKTCHMLERQADLTVVALDIEDNRLQRVQENLQRLELQAELIAADGCATEQWWDGRGFDRILLDAPCSATGVIRRHPDIKVLRRREDIAKLATLQRQLLMALWPLLNPGGKLLYATCSVLPQENDSLVQAALPQLPDAQVVTIDANWGCATTTGRQLFPQPHGHDGFYYALLQKAVEG, from the coding sequence ATGAACGTTCGGGTTGCCGCAGCCAAAGCCATTGCTGGCACTTTGCGGGAACAGGCTTCCCTGGCCACGCTGTTGCCGGAATACCAGGAAAATGTGGCGCCAAGGGATCGTGCCCTGCTGCAAGAATTGTGTTTTGGCACCTTGCGCTACTACCCCCGGCTGGCGCTGATCCTCGAACAGCTGTTGGCCAAACCCTTCAAACCCAAAGACAGCGACTTGCAGGCCGTCCTTGCCTGCGGCCTCTATCAGCTGTTGGAAACCCGCATTCCCGCCCACGCCGCCATTAGTGAGTCGGTGCAGGCGGTGGTCGCCTTAAAAAAACACTGGGCAAAAGGTTTGGTAAACGGTGTTTTGCGTCGCTTTCAGCGAGAGCAGGGCGCCATCTGCACAGAACTGTCATCCAATCCGGCTTTTGCATCGGCTCATCCGCCCTGGCTTGAAAACGCCATTCGCGATGCCTGGCCTCAACACTGGGAAAGCATTGTAAACGGCAATAACCAGCGCCCACCGATGACCTTGCGTGTCAATGCCCAGAAAACGCGCCGGCAGGCGTACATCGAGTTGCTTGAAGCCGCAGGTATGGATTGTCAGTCGTCGGCTATATCCGCCGATGGCGTGGTGCTGGCCAAGCCTCAGGATGTGGCGGAGCTGCCCAATTTTCAGCAGGGTTGGGTCAGTGTGCAAGACGAAGCCGCGCAGCTGGCGGCACAACTGTTGGATGCTCAGCCGGGCCAACGGGTATTGGATGCTTGCTGCGCCCCCGGTGGCAAAACCTGTCATATGCTCGAGCGGCAAGCTGATTTAACGGTGGTTGCTTTGGATATCGAAGACAACCGCCTGCAGCGCGTTCAGGAAAACCTGCAACGGCTGGAACTGCAAGCGGAGCTGATTGCTGCCGATGGCTGTGCCACTGAGCAGTGGTGGGACGGCCGTGGCTTTGATCGCATTCTGCTGGATGCGCCTTGTTCCGCTACTGGGGTAATCCGGCGTCACCCGGATATCAAAGTGCTGCGTCGCCGGGAAGATATTGCTAAGCTGGCGACGCTGCAGCGACAGCTATTAATGGCCTTGTGGCCACTGTTAAACCCCGGTGGCAAGTTGCTTTACGCCACTTGTTCGGTGCTGCCGCAGGAGAACGATAGCCTGGTACAGGCTGCGCTCCCACAGTTGCCCGATGCGCAAGTAGTCACCATTGATGCCAACTGGGGTTGTGCTACCACCACTGGTCGCCAATTGTTCCCCCAGCCCCATGGTCACGATGGCTTCTACTATGCTCTGTTACAGAAAGCTGTTGAAGGCTGA
- a CDS encoding GNAT family acetyltransferase: MTLSIRPYHENDEAAVIALWSDCGLVVPQNNPAKDIARKLQVDRDLFLVGEADGQVVATVIGGYEGHRGWINYLAVAPQFQRLGYGRHLMDVVEARIKDKGCPKINLQVRNTNLSVIEFYKAIGYGDDHVIGLGKRLEQD; the protein is encoded by the coding sequence ATGACTCTCAGTATTCGCCCATACCACGAGAATGACGAAGCAGCGGTTATCGCGCTGTGGTCAGACTGCGGCTTGGTTGTGCCACAAAACAATCCAGCAAAAGACATCGCGCGGAAGCTACAAGTTGATAGAGATTTGTTTCTTGTGGGCGAAGCGGATGGACAGGTAGTTGCTACCGTCATCGGTGGTTATGAGGGCCACCGCGGCTGGATTAACTACCTGGCGGTAGCTCCTCAGTTTCAACGTTTGGGTTATGGCCGCCATTTAATGGACGTTGTCGAGGCCCGTATCAAAGACAAAGGCTGCCCCAAAATCAATTTGCAGGTGCGCAACACCAACCTGAGTGTGATCGAATTCTACAAAGCCATTGGTTATGGAGACGATCACGTCATCGGGCTCGGCAAGCGACTAGAGCAGGACTAA
- the trkA gene encoding Trk system potassium transporter TrkA produces the protein MKIVILGAGQVGGTLAENLASEDNDVTLVDTDTARLNELRERLDIGTVNGLGSTPSVLKQAGIEDADLLVAVTSSDEVNMVACQIGHTLFHTPTRIARIRTPGYTVPSIAKDLFSKAHMPVDVVITPEQLVTDHIQRLIEQPGALQVLEFADGQVQLVAVRAYEGGPLVGQELKALREHMPNIDSRVAAIFRKDRPIMPEGDTVIEDGDEVFFIATKNHIRKVMSELRKLERPYKRLMIAGGGNIGLRLARALENDYNVKIIEMFEDRCQHLSAVLNRAVVLNGQAADQELMLEEGIESTDVFLALTNNDAANIMASMLAKRLGAHKVMTLINTPAYADLVQGGAVDIAISPQQITTSSLLTYVRKGDTVRVHSLRRGAAEAIEIIAHGDKRSSKVVGRSIEEINLPPGASIGAIVRETKRGQKVMMGHHDLVIENNDHVIVFLVDKRRTKDIEKLFQVGFTFF, from the coding sequence ATGAAAATCGTGATTCTCGGTGCTGGCCAAGTGGGTGGTACGCTGGCTGAAAACCTGGCCAGTGAAGACAACGACGTCACCTTGGTGGATACCGACACCGCGCGCCTTAATGAACTGCGCGAACGCCTGGATATCGGCACTGTCAATGGCCTGGGCTCGACGCCGTCGGTACTCAAACAGGCGGGTATTGAAGATGCTGACTTGCTGGTTGCGGTTACCTCCAGTGACGAAGTGAACATGGTTGCCTGCCAGATTGGCCACACCCTGTTTCACACACCGACTCGCATTGCCCGCATTCGCACCCCCGGCTATACCGTACCCAGCATCGCCAAAGATTTGTTCAGTAAAGCTCACATGCCGGTGGACGTGGTGATTACTCCAGAGCAGTTGGTGACCGATCATATCCAGCGTTTGATCGAGCAGCCCGGTGCCCTTCAGGTACTGGAATTTGCCGATGGCCAGGTGCAACTGGTGGCGGTACGCGCCTATGAAGGTGGCCCGTTGGTGGGGCAAGAATTAAAGGCCCTGCGCGAACACATGCCCAACATCGACTCTCGGGTAGCTGCCATTTTCCGCAAAGACCGCCCGATCATGCCAGAGGGTGACACGGTTATTGAAGATGGCGATGAAGTGTTTTTTATCGCCACCAAAAATCACATTCGCAAAGTGATGAGCGAACTGCGTAAACTGGAGCGCCCCTACAAACGTTTGATGATCGCTGGTGGTGGCAACATCGGCTTGCGCCTGGCAAGGGCGCTGGAAAACGACTACAACGTCAAAATTATTGAGATGTTTGAAGACCGCTGCCAGCACTTGTCTGCGGTGTTGAATCGCGCGGTAGTGCTCAATGGCCAGGCGGCGGATCAAGAGCTGATGCTGGAAGAGGGCATTGAATCCACCGATGTGTTTCTGGCTCTCACCAATAACGACGCCGCCAATATTATGGCCTCGATGTTGGCCAAACGCCTGGGTGCTCACAAGGTGATGACCCTGATTAATACCCCCGCTTACGCCGACTTGGTGCAGGGTGGTGCAGTGGACATCGCTATCTCGCCGCAACAAATTACCACCTCCAGCCTACTGACCTATGTGCGCAAAGGCGACACTGTGCGCGTGCACTCTCTACGCCGGGGAGCCGCCGAGGCAATAGAAATTATTGCCCACGGCGACAAACGCAGCTCCAAAGTAGTGGGGCGCTCCATTGAGGAAATTAATTTGCCCCCGGGGGCCTCCATCGGTGCCATTGTTCGCGAGACCAAGCGTGGTCAAAAAGTGATGATGGGGCACCACGATTTGGTGATTGAGAACAACGATCACGTCATTGTGTTTTTGGTGGACAAGCGCCGCACCAAAGACATTGAAAAGCTGTTCCAAGTTGGCTTTACGTTCTTTTAA
- a CDS encoding LysM peptidoglycan-binding domain-containing protein: MKKALLGCLLGMIALAVTANSDNFNDVPDRYTVQSGDTLWDISEHFLKTPWLWPEIWHVNPDIANPHLIYPGDVIKLVYIDGQPRLTVERGRTVKLSPKIKELPHAEAIPALPLDAIAHFLSRNRVVEPGVLEAAPYVLAGSDKHLLTGAGQDFYARGELAAGVPTFGVYRKGDPYVDPLTGELLGIRAKDIGTGKLKAISDSGVATFNATRSAEEIRIADRLLPHEERKINATFYPKAPGRDVEGLIIAVEDGLNQIGRLDVVALNKGERNGVEEGNILAIYKRGETIKDRLTGEAVELPSERAGLLMVFRTFEKMSYGLVMKADRPLAVGDKVHNP, encoded by the coding sequence ATGAAAAAAGCACTACTAGGCTGTCTGCTTGGGATGATTGCCCTGGCGGTTACCGCTAATTCTGATAATTTTAACGATGTGCCAGACCGTTATACGGTGCAAAGTGGCGATACCCTGTGGGATATTTCAGAGCATTTTCTGAAAACCCCTTGGCTGTGGCCGGAAATTTGGCACGTTAACCCGGATATCGCCAACCCCCACCTGATTTATCCGGGCGATGTTATTAAGCTCGTTTATATCGATGGCCAGCCAAGGCTGACTGTAGAGCGCGGCCGCACCGTTAAGCTGAGCCCCAAAATCAAGGAACTGCCGCACGCGGAAGCAATTCCCGCACTGCCGCTGGATGCTATCGCTCACTTCCTGTCTCGCAACCGGGTGGTTGAACCCGGTGTTCTGGAAGCAGCACCCTATGTATTGGCGGGCTCCGACAAGCACTTGCTGACTGGCGCAGGCCAAGATTTTTACGCTCGCGGTGAGCTGGCAGCGGGCGTACCTACTTTTGGTGTGTACCGCAAAGGCGACCCCTACGTAGACCCTTTAACCGGTGAACTGCTGGGCATTCGTGCCAAAGATATTGGTACCGGCAAGCTAAAAGCGATTTCCGACAGTGGTGTTGCCACCTTTAATGCAACCCGCAGTGCCGAGGAAATCCGCATCGCTGACCGCCTGCTGCCTCATGAAGAGCGTAAGATTAATGCGACCTTCTACCCCAAAGCGCCGGGCAGAGATGTGGAAGGCTTGATCATTGCCGTTGAAGACGGCCTCAATCAAATTGGCCGCCTGGATGTGGTTGCACTCAACAAAGGTGAGCGCAATGGCGTCGAGGAAGGCAACATCCTGGCCATCTACAAACGTGGCGAAACCATCAAAGACCGACTCACCGGTGAAGCCGTCGAGCTGCCCTCTGAGCGCGCTGGCTTGTTGATGGTATTTCGAACCTTCGAAAAAATGAGCTATGGCTTGGTGATGAAAGCGGATCGGCCACTGGCGGTTGGCGACAAAGTTCACAACCCATAA
- a CDS encoding TrkH family potassium uptake protein → MHFTVIARILGLLLMIFSVAQLPSVGVALYYDEETVFTFIGAFVITLAVGMVIWMPFHNSKHDLRIRDGFLITVLFWVVLGFAGSLPLMLGTEPNLSFTDAVFESMSGLTTTGATVMTGLDDLPKSVLYYRQQLQWLGGIGIVVIPVAILPMLGVGGMQLYRAETPGPVKDSKLTPRITQTAKALFNIYLTLTVACAGAYWWAGMSLFDAICHSFSTVAIGGFSTHDASIDYFDSIAVESICVFFMAVSGLNFALHFHALYRRSLAQYGRDPEAKMYFKIMGAGILVTCSYLYFTGTYDLEQSLRKGIFELVSIMTTTGFATDNFAAWPTFLPFLLIFLSFFGACAGSTGGGLKIGRMMILAKQGMRELYRLVHPNAVLPIKIRNRAISDRIADAIWGFFGAYLAAYYLMVLLLLASGLEFVTAWSATAAALNNLGPGLGDVAAHYGNINDFSKWILCGGMLLGRLEIFTLIVMCLPTFWRK, encoded by the coding sequence ATGCACTTTACCGTAATTGCCCGAATTCTCGGCCTGCTGTTGATGATCTTCAGCGTGGCTCAGCTGCCGTCGGTGGGTGTGGCGCTGTATTACGACGAAGAAACCGTCTTCACCTTTATTGGCGCTTTTGTGATTACCTTGGCAGTGGGCATGGTGATCTGGATGCCGTTTCACAACAGCAAACACGATTTGCGCATTCGCGACGGCTTTCTGATCACGGTGCTGTTCTGGGTGGTATTGGGCTTTGCGGGCTCCCTGCCGCTGATGTTGGGCACTGAGCCTAATCTCAGTTTCACCGATGCGGTGTTTGAATCCATGTCTGGCCTTACCACTACCGGTGCCACGGTGATGACGGGCCTGGACGACCTGCCCAAGTCCGTACTCTATTACCGCCAACAGCTGCAATGGTTGGGTGGCATCGGCATCGTGGTGATCCCGGTGGCTATCCTGCCCATGTTGGGGGTGGGGGGGATGCAGCTGTATCGGGCGGAAACCCCGGGCCCGGTAAAAGACAGCAAGTTGACCCCGCGCATTACTCAAACCGCCAAGGCGCTGTTTAATATTTATCTGACTCTCACGGTCGCCTGTGCCGGTGCTTATTGGTGGGCGGGCATGAGCTTGTTCGACGCCATTTGCCACAGCTTCTCCACCGTGGCCATTGGTGGATTTTCTACCCACGATGCCAGTATTGATTACTTTGACAGCATTGCGGTGGAGTCCATCTGCGTGTTTTTTATGGCGGTTTCCGGGCTTAACTTCGCGTTGCACTTTCACGCCCTTTACCGCCGCAGTTTGGCCCAATACGGGCGCGACCCGGAAGCCAAGATGTACTTTAAAATCATGGGTGCCGGTATTCTGGTGACGTGCAGTTACCTTTACTTCACCGGCACCTACGATTTGGAACAGAGCCTGCGCAAAGGTATTTTTGAGCTGGTGTCGATCATGACCACCACCGGCTTTGCCACCGACAACTTCGCTGCCTGGCCAACCTTCCTGCCCTTTTTACTGATTTTCTTGTCGTTCTTCGGCGCTTGCGCGGGCTCCACTGGTGGTGGCCTGAAAATTGGCCGCATGATGATTCTGGCCAAACAGGGCATGCGCGAGCTCTATCGCCTGGTACACCCAAACGCTGTATTGCCCATTAAAATTCGCAATCGCGCCATTTCCGACCGTATTGCGGATGCTATCTGGGGCTTCTTTGGTGCCTACCTGGCGGCGTACTATCTGATGGTGTTGTTGTTGCTGGCATCTGGATTGGAGTTTGTTACCGCTTGGTCGGCAACCGCTGCGGCCTTGAACAATCTGGGCCCAGGCCTGGGTGATGTGGCGGCCCACTATGGCAAT